Proteins encoded by one window of Brienomyrus brachyistius isolate T26 chromosome 1, BBRACH_0.4, whole genome shotgun sequence:
- the irf5 gene encoding interferon regulatory factor 5 isoform X2 codes for MSLQPRRIRLKPWLIAQVNSRKYPGLQWLGLEQKLFQIPWRHATRHLPTAEEENTIFKAWALETGKYQEGVDEPDPAKWKANLRCALNKSREFKLKYDGTKETPVQPYKIYEVCDQPITGDGGDEDDEDEELPNIVELSIVTDGYVPGHLPMMPVPSHPNGDISMVAVAPSAMALPEYPCHVPIAADPRQGRFMHGGRGGSGIAQRQTDVPVTSLPVTIEDSPMPEVPQGQPCIYDLLSSPHMLPLTDLDIKFQYRGRTAGSLTVSNPQGCRLYYGNLEATPEQVDLFGPVTLHQVRFPIAAEIPNEKQRFYTEHLLDVMDRGLILEIHGQDIYAVRLCQCKVFWSGPGVPEQAMPNPMEREKKIRVFSLDTFLHELIMYQKSETPTPPPFEIYFCFGEDWPDKKPKEKKLIIVQVVPVVARILTEMFSGELSWSTDSIRLQISNPDLKDQTVERFKELHRLLQSQHVQAPWIPPSQQIGH; via the exons ATGAGCCTCCAACCGCGGAGGATCCGCCTGAAGCCGTGGCTCATCGCCCAGGTCAACAGCAGAAAGTACCCAGGCCTGCAGTGGCTTGGGCTGGAGCAGAAGCTCTTCCAGATCCCCTGGCGTCATGCCACCCGCCACCTGCCTACAGCCGAGGAGGAAAACACCATCTTCAAG GCCTGGGCTCTTGAGACAGGGAAGTACCAAGAGGGGGTGGACGAGCCCGACCCAGCCAAATGGAAAGCCAATCTGCGGTGCGCCCTCAACAAGAGCCGTGAGTTCAAGCTGAAGTATGACGGCACCAAAGAGACACCCGTACAGCCCTACAAGATATACGAGGTGTGCGACCAACCAATTACAGGAG ATGGAGGCGATGAAGACGATGAAGATGAAGAA CTTCCAAACATTGTTGAACTATCTATTG TGACTGATGGCTACGTCCCGGGCCACCTCCCGATGATGCCGGTCCCCAGCCACCCCAATGGGGACATCTCCATGGTAGCCGTCGCACCATCCGCCATGGCCCTACCGGAGTATCCGTGCCACGTTCCAATAGCGGCGGACCCGAGGCAGGGCAGGTTCATGCACGGTGGCAGAGGAGGCAGTGGCATCGCTCAGAGACAAACGGACGTACCTGTGACTTCGCTCCCAGTGACCATTGAGGACAGCCCCATGCCGGAGGTGCCGCAGGGGCAGCCCTGCATTTACGACCTGCTAAGCAGCCCCCACATGCTGCCCC TGACTGACCTGGACATCAAGTTCCAGTACCGAGGCAGAACAGCCGGCTCGCTGACCGTGAGCAATCCCCAGGGCTGTCGGCTGTACTACGGAAACCTGGAGGCCACTCCGGAGCAGGTGGACCTATTTGGGCCAGTCACTCTGCACCAGGTTCGGTTCCCCATCGCTGCCGAGATCCCTAATGAGAAGCAGCGCTTCTACACGGAGCATCTGTTAGACGTGATGGACCGTGGCCTCATCCTGGAGATCCATGGGCAGGACATCTACGCCGTCCGCCTTTGTCAGTGCAAGGTGTTCTGGTCAGGGCCGGGAGTGCCGGAACAAGCCATGCCCAACCCCATGGAAAGGGAGAAGAAGATCCGGGTGTTCAGCCTCGACACATTCCTCCACG AGTTGATCATGTACCAAAAAAGCGAAACGCCAACCCCGCCTCCCTTTGAAATCTACTTCTGTTTCGGAGAAGACTGGCCAGACAAGAAGCCCAAGGAGAAGAAGCTAATAATTGTCCAG GTGGTTCCGGTGGTGGCTCGGATCCTGACGGAGATGTTCTCGGGCGAGCTGTCCTGGTCGACGGACAGCATCCGTCTACAGATCTCCAACCCTGACCTCAAGGACCAGACAGTGGAACGCTTCAAGGAGCTACACAGATTGCTGCAGAGTCAGCACGTTCAGGCCCCATGGATTCCTCCCAGCCAACAGATTGGTCACTAA
- the cdhr5-rs gene encoding cadherin-related family member 5, which produces MLLSPPNSQWVSCYIYRTVGGAAQTYSPGVQASQCLGGQDIFAKVRENSPYGAVVAKFSSAEGKTANSARWCLTGEDADWFFLEGRTIRLNTSSSRTLDREVQGSVLMAALKCYEDQTLQSEYRVMVEILNENDNRPIFLQEGLTFAISELTPANAMAFTVQARDADGDTIMYVIDKSLPDASHFRIDLPNSGDVILDKPLDYETKTQLHIIIYAVEMETMERYSNTTTITVNVLDGDDQYPQFRPCTVLTQEMVHPVCTNPVYTANITEMQKDAALFFSPGPIHAEDGDKGLGTPVVYTILSGSDDGRFHINNETGDVALRRPLKNRMQTLTFRLRIMASQVDDPRKYTVATALIRVLAENRFPLHFNRTSYQGFVTEGSSLATLVSTYGNEVLVIQATDHDFKDGVNPKINYSLRQTFNSSKLFHITNEGFLVAMTSQLRALERHVLQG; this is translated from the exons ATGCTACTCTCTCCGCCCAACAGCCAGTGGGTCTCCTGCTACATCTACAGGACAGTGGGTGGCGCTGCACAGACctacagccctggag TCCAAG CCAGCCAATGCTTGGGAGGTCAGGATATTTTTGCAAAGGTCAGAGAAAACAGCCCCTATGGAGCGGTTGTTGCAAAATTCAGCAGTGCTGAGGGCAAGACAGCCAATTCTGCCCGCTGGTGCCTCACCGGAGAAGATGCTGATTGGTTCTTCCTGGAAGGGCGAACAATCAGACTAAACACATCCTCCTCGAGGACACTGGATAGAGAG GTGCAGGGATCAGTTTTAATGGCAGCATTAAAATGCTATGAAGATCAAACACTACAG agtgaatacagggTGATGGTTGAGATCCTTAATGAAAATGACAACAGACCCATCTTCCTGCAGGAAGGTCTGACGTTTGCCATAAGTGAG CTAACTCCCGCCAACGCCATGGCGTTCACAGTACAGGCCCGAGATGCTGATGGTGACACCATCATGTACGTTATTGATAAGTCACTG CCAGATGCCAGCCATTTCAGGATAGATCTGCCCAACAGTGGTGATGTGATCTTGGATAAACCCTTGGACTACGAGACCAAAACCCAACTACACATCATAATTTATGCAGTA GAAATGGAGACCATGGAAAGGTACAGCAATACAACCACGATCACGGTCAACGTCCTGGATGGAGATGACCAATATCCACAATTCCGGCCATGCACAGTTCTTACCCAGGAGATGGTCCACCCAGTGTGTACTAACCCAGTCTACACAGCCAACATCACTGAGATGCAGAAG GACGCTGCCTTATTCTTCTCTCCGGGTCCAATTCATGCTGAGGACGGAGATAAAGGCTTGGGGACCCCGGTGGTCTACACCATTTTGTCAG GTTCTGACGACGGCCGGTTCCACATTAACAACGAGACAGGAGACGTAGCACTGAGGCGGCCACTGAAGAACCGAATGCAGACACTGACATTCCGATTGCGGATCATG GCCTCTCAAGTCGATGACCCAAGAAAGTACACAGTGGCAACTGCCTTGATCCGGGTGCTGGCAGAGAACCGATTCCCACTCCACTTCAACAGAACCTCGTACCAGGGTTTTGTCACGGAAGGCAGCAGCCTGGCCACGCTGGTTTCCACCTACGGGAATGAGGTTCTAGTCATCCAGGCTACAGACCACGACTTCAAAGAC GGAGTGAACCCAAAAATTAATTACTCGCTGCGGCAAACATTCAACAGCTCAAAACTCTTTCACATTACAAATGAGGGCTTTTTAGTAGCTATGACCAGTCAGCTGCGAGCCTTGGAAAGGCATGTCCTGCAG GGATAG
- the irf5 gene encoding interferon regulatory factor 5 isoform X1: MSLQPRRIRLKPWLIAQVNSRKYPGLQWLGLEQKLFQIPWRHATRHLPTAEEENTIFKAWALETGKYQEGVDEPDPAKWKANLRCALNKSREFKLKYDGTKETPVQPYKIYEVCDQPITGDGGDEDDEDEELPNIVELSIDNRITEASSYSTLHALNNEVPFIPSPVTDGYVPGHLPMMPVPSHPNGDISMVAVAPSAMALPEYPCHVPIAADPRQGRFMHGGRGGSGIAQRQTDVPVTSLPVTIEDSPMPEVPQGQPCIYDLLSSPHMLPLTDLDIKFQYRGRTAGSLTVSNPQGCRLYYGNLEATPEQVDLFGPVTLHQVRFPIAAEIPNEKQRFYTEHLLDVMDRGLILEIHGQDIYAVRLCQCKVFWSGPGVPEQAMPNPMEREKKIRVFSLDTFLHELIMYQKSETPTPPPFEIYFCFGEDWPDKKPKEKKLIIVQVVPVVARILTEMFSGELSWSTDSIRLQISNPDLKDQTVERFKELHRLLQSQHVQAPWIPPSQQIGH; the protein is encoded by the exons ATGAGCCTCCAACCGCGGAGGATCCGCCTGAAGCCGTGGCTCATCGCCCAGGTCAACAGCAGAAAGTACCCAGGCCTGCAGTGGCTTGGGCTGGAGCAGAAGCTCTTCCAGATCCCCTGGCGTCATGCCACCCGCCACCTGCCTACAGCCGAGGAGGAAAACACCATCTTCAAG GCCTGGGCTCTTGAGACAGGGAAGTACCAAGAGGGGGTGGACGAGCCCGACCCAGCCAAATGGAAAGCCAATCTGCGGTGCGCCCTCAACAAGAGCCGTGAGTTCAAGCTGAAGTATGACGGCACCAAAGAGACACCCGTACAGCCCTACAAGATATACGAGGTGTGCGACCAACCAATTACAGGAG ATGGAGGCGATGAAGACGATGAAGATGAAGAA CTTCCAAACATTGTTGAACTATCTATTG ACAATCGAATCACAGAGGCTTCCAGCTACTCAACACTGCATGCACTTAACAATGAAGTACCCTTCATCCCGTCCCCAGTGACTGATGGCTACGTCCCGGGCCACCTCCCGATGATGCCGGTCCCCAGCCACCCCAATGGGGACATCTCCATGGTAGCCGTCGCACCATCCGCCATGGCCCTACCGGAGTATCCGTGCCACGTTCCAATAGCGGCGGACCCGAGGCAGGGCAGGTTCATGCACGGTGGCAGAGGAGGCAGTGGCATCGCTCAGAGACAAACGGACGTACCTGTGACTTCGCTCCCAGTGACCATTGAGGACAGCCCCATGCCGGAGGTGCCGCAGGGGCAGCCCTGCATTTACGACCTGCTAAGCAGCCCCCACATGCTGCCCC TGACTGACCTGGACATCAAGTTCCAGTACCGAGGCAGAACAGCCGGCTCGCTGACCGTGAGCAATCCCCAGGGCTGTCGGCTGTACTACGGAAACCTGGAGGCCACTCCGGAGCAGGTGGACCTATTTGGGCCAGTCACTCTGCACCAGGTTCGGTTCCCCATCGCTGCCGAGATCCCTAATGAGAAGCAGCGCTTCTACACGGAGCATCTGTTAGACGTGATGGACCGTGGCCTCATCCTGGAGATCCATGGGCAGGACATCTACGCCGTCCGCCTTTGTCAGTGCAAGGTGTTCTGGTCAGGGCCGGGAGTGCCGGAACAAGCCATGCCCAACCCCATGGAAAGGGAGAAGAAGATCCGGGTGTTCAGCCTCGACACATTCCTCCACG AGTTGATCATGTACCAAAAAAGCGAAACGCCAACCCCGCCTCCCTTTGAAATCTACTTCTGTTTCGGAGAAGACTGGCCAGACAAGAAGCCCAAGGAGAAGAAGCTAATAATTGTCCAG GTGGTTCCGGTGGTGGCTCGGATCCTGACGGAGATGTTCTCGGGCGAGCTGTCCTGGTCGACGGACAGCATCCGTCTACAGATCTCCAACCCTGACCTCAAGGACCAGACAGTGGAACGCTTCAAGGAGCTACACAGATTGCTGCAGAGTCAGCACGTTCAGGCCCCATGGATTCCTCCCAGCCAACAGATTGGTCACTAA